In the genome of Sebastes fasciatus isolate fSebFas1 chromosome 23, fSebFas1.pri, whole genome shotgun sequence, the window tgcgcctcggggttttgcttgcatcCTCTGACttgcgcgtgcgttagactccttggtccgtgtttcaagacgggtcgggggGTTTGCCGACATCGTCGCAGACCCTGGCGTCTTTTACGTGagccgagccccgatctggcggcacAACACGATTggggtcgacagtcgcaccgggagcagggggccctccccggcagggagagagggcgcagcgagccctttgtccacggtgcggcgaaatccgggcggggagcgctgtaaagctgcggccgcgagccaccttcacccgTGCCTTttcaagccgacctagagccggtcgctgcgcaccgcctcgtatgcgggactccccagtctgccgtgtgtcgctcacaccctccagctggctgttaacgaagGTCTTTTGGCatagagaagtactcgtatcggtactcggtgtcagcgagtacccaaatgtaagtacttgtacttgtactcgatcttaaaaaagtggtatcggtgcatccccacCCACGactaactttttttatattataggTGTTGTTTCCTGATCCCACTTCCAAGGAAAAAATCATTGacaacaattaaaaaatgttaaaaaaatgcataGCAATCAATGGGGATGTACacattacagttacagtgaAAACTCAGATTAAGGTGATCATTGGAATAAAGCCCTTATATGGTTGAAAGTTCCCCTCAgtaacacataataataataattacacaaATTGACTTAGTAGAGAAAAATGTAACACAAGACCCCGTCGTAAAAACGTGAGAATTAACACATATATTTCTGAAAGGTGAACTGTGTCGTCATgcagtaagagacactacactGTGGGTGTTGTAAATTGCACATTTAAACTAACTATTATGACCGGATTAGTTGCTAGGACAACGTGTGTACAGTAACTGCAAATGAATGATTTGTCTAAAAGCATCAACCATGTCAGTGCTTTTAACCACGTCTACAAGTTTCACAACTTATGTGTCTGTGCACGAACATCAATGTAGTCTGTGTTTCAAAGTTTCAAAGTAAAACTTTCAACCAATAGCTGATAGTCTTTTCCGTTACCATAGGTTCTGTCTTGTGTCAACTAAAGATTTGTGAATCATATTGAAAGATTTACATCTACCGTAGGAACCGATGGGTTTTGGGGCTGAGAGCTACAGATGGGGGAAGGAAGGTCGTAAAGTATTAAGAGGGGGACGAACACATTaagcacgaaaaggcgtatgaatgacacgaaaACGCGTGCAATAAGAGCGTCTTTCTTggttttggcgtgtcatttagTCCGAAGTGACTGCAATATAAGagcatccacgtaaatatgctaccGACTTTTAaccagttttgttttgtaagttacgttagtgaagtttgtcatgtttttcaGTGAAGTTTGCcacgtttttttctcatacttaagttacgttgtttctgtatgtaCTTTACTTAgttaacgtacttattttaagcccaagcatgacgtttttcctaaacctaactaagtggttttgttgcctaagcctaatgccgggtacacactacaggagaatcaagccgattttggcTCCGATTCCCCCTCTCCCGACAATGGCCAGCACAGCCCCGGTtctttgatggttctaaagattatctttccagatattcctgtggtgtgacgTATGTgaagagtgtttttttacatcccctgatcggctcggaagtccaccCTGGCCACACTGATTTCAAATTGTAAATATGAAACATCTCTCGGATATCCTGTCGTGTGTgaggaaccccgaggacagccgttGATgcggtcacgtgggaaagaacgatagccaattgagaaaCAAGCTGATTGAAGAAGGAgggacaaccaccgccgtcatgaCGGCCGCAGCTAATGCATAAGCTAATGGAAAAGGCGAATCATAAAGTAGTagtgagatggagctcagaaatggaggaccaacttgttgatttatGGCAACTACGCAAGTGTTTATTCAACATGTCTCCATAACTTCATCCATCCtccgtgaattttcagtacaaagtagtgcaaaaacatcgctaattcttcctacCCGTCGTCCGCCAAAGTCACGTTTAATcacgagagattttgcgagatattctgttttcttttgagTCGGGACTCTTATtattcatgaatggaatctgttagtgtgtggtgtgctgttttggccaaattgttgctctccacacacttaCCGTagtttgttgcgtggcgtacaaatgacacgcaaaaagcctataaaatgcgtcctcatgacatgcagaatgtccttgtaatgtagtgctatttatccgccttcccatgagactgGGTTGCATTGTTAGTTATGGAATAGGAGGAAAGAGCAGAACATCCAAACACACTGGATTTGTCCTTGCAGAGCTCATTGAAGGAAGAAGGTGCTGCAGTCAGAGAACATGGTGAGGAAGGAGACAGATTTAGACTGCATAGCATTCACATATGTCTCGTCACGGTTTGTTTTAGTCAACTTTGGTGCCAAATAGGTGGAACTCAACAGACATGACGACGCAGCGAGCTAAAGTGAATTCCAGAGAGTTTGGCTGAGTGTTGATTTACTGTCATTTTTAACCGTAATTTAACTTTCATCCAGCCGTGGTCTCACACCCTCCTGACATGCCTCACGGattaaaacactatgaataatTTGCAGATACTTTTCAGCAGCACTCTGtgtagataataaaaaaaaggcaaatggCAAAAAGGTTAGGAAGGGATCAAAGGGGACATAATTTGCAGCTGTAGTTCAGCCCTTAGTTTTTAGTACACTTGTGTCTCGAACACTAATTCTGTTCTATCTAATTCACCGAGCAGAATGAACCAAATTGTCGTCGTACCTATGCTAGTCTTTGGCTACAATTCACATAAAGGGATCAGAAGAATTGCATCATGACAATCTGATATGTGAGCACCCAACACGTCTGGAAGGACTTAACAACCAGTGACATAATCCAAGCTACTGTAGTCACGTCAGAGTCATCAggaacaaattaaaacaaagtcAGTCGGTCTGTTATACCAAACGTAGCCGTTAAACACGGACTCCAAGCTGAGGACTTCAGTCAGTCAATGGATTGTTTTCAAAACTCTGCATTAAATCCGAACCCTCAGTACAACTGGAAGTACGTCACGGACCGCGGGAGCCTCGTtgtaaacaaaatgttttgGCTTTTGCTGCTCATAATGTTTCACTAATTGTGACAACCAAGCTACGCTAACCAAGCTTCTGGATTCTGGTCACAATTACTGCTGGGTCATAAAGGCAGAGATCACAGGATACAGCAAGAACTGACCTATCCTCCTTGTTATTTTGGTGGTTCCCTTCAATTCCGTCTTTTTGTGGTTATTTTAAATGTCTTTGTAGTcgctttgtgtctttttgtagccattttgtgtctctgtggtcactTTGAGTCTTTTtatagttgctttgtgtctcttttgtagttgtgttgtctctttgcagtcattttgagtctctttgtagttgctttgtgtctctgtagttgtgttgagtctctttgtagttgctttgtgtctttttgtgtctctgtagttgtgttaggtctctttgtagttgctttgtgtctttttgtggtcactttgagtctttttgtagttgtgttgtgtctctttgcagtaaTTTTGAGACTCTTTGTATTTGCTTTGTATCtccttgtagtcattttgtgtctctttgtagttgctttgagtctctttctagttgctttgtgtctctttgtagtcattttgagtctctgtgtagttgctttgagtctctttgtagtttctttgtgtctctgtaatCATTtggagtctctttgtagttgctttgtgacTTTGTGGTCATCTTGAGTatctttgtagttgtgttgtgtctctgtactaattttgtgtctctttgtgtttgttttgtccctTTTCATAGTTGTGAgtctctttgcagctgttttgcatctgtttgtagttgtttggtctctttgtagtcgttttatgtttctttgtggtcattttgagtctcctCCTGGTTGATACGTGACGTCTCTTAGTGACATTTTGTAGGTGAAGACCGGGGGGACCCAGACTCTTCGGCCCTTGGGCCTGTGGCCCGGTAGgcccgttcagtaatccatccatggcTGCACGGTTCCAGGGTTGAGGACCGCGTCAATATAGCAGAATAGCCTAAAAATAACGGAACAAGTTCTGCATGCTGAGTAAGATGATTGAGTTGGAGTCCTTGGTGGAATAGTCTGAGTCTTCAATATTCAAGTCACGAGTCACTACAACACTGCAATAAGGACACAGATGACGTCTTAAGCGCTGGATCATTTAACTGTGATGCCACAAACACTTGAACCAAAAACACTGACAGAACAACCTAAAACCGGGAAATCGGTATTCACCAGCTCACAGTGCAGCCGCAGTTTTCCCTGAGCACTTCTGAACCGGGTGCAGCTTGACGATACGAAAAAGGTGAGATCATGGCTTCTttagagaggggaggggggaacAGCGGCAGGCGGCAGCTTCTCTATCTTGGATTTTGTCTCCGCGGGCAAGCAGTTAAGTATTCTTTAGCCACCTTAAAACCGCCCTGCACTGCTCGTTAGTTTGGGAAATCAAATGGCAAACTATCACGTAGTCGCTAACATTCTCAACTGGAGGCAGTTTTCCAGTAAAATACCTCTATCCTAAACCTGCTGCATGCTTCATAGTAACCTGTATGCGTGTCCCCTTAAAGGGTGATTGTTATAAAAGTCTTATAAagtaagaaaataataaacaagaTCAGAATCTTTCAGACAACTTGTACAACGCTCTGACATCCACTCTgggttattttctttttctataaATGTTTACAATCTCTACTCTCTGATAAAAACATAAGTGGATGGCGGCTTAAATCTGTGTCTGAGAACATATCTGACCCTTTTCTCTGTGCAAAAATACGTAAAGCGCTTGCTTACTCATGTTTCCACATCTCAACAGTCGTATGGTACTTTTAAAGCACTTCTTAAagcacaaacagacagacaaacaagcCCGTAAAGGACATATAAAATGTCTTAAAGGTGCTATGTGTTGCGTTTTAATGTGAATAAATCATTGTCACATTAGTTTGCCACATTAGTAAAATTAGTGTAAACTAATCGGGTCATCACTAAGAAGACCACAGTCACAATCGtctagtttatttacagtaattATACCAAAGTAGCACTATCAATTTGACGTTTGCTTTTTAAAATCTACACATACCACCTTtaacattaataatacaaaataaaacaatccaGTTGTCAACAGTCAAACcgaatttggaaaaaaaaaagctaaataaagTGTCGCAGGAAAGACCAGATTCAAGAGGGAAGTTGATGTTGACTGACATTGAATAATATGAAATCACCGGCCCCACCGTGAACCACCAAATTGCTGCTCAAGCTCGCAGCGGTCGTCACCCATTCATCATTTGacagcagccaatcacagctggGCGTGCAAACATCCTCAATGAGAGTCCGTGCTGTCGCCGTGGGGAAGACGAATCCTACACGACGTCCTGGTGGGTGGTTGGGTGTACAGTATGGCGCTGTGTGGCTTGAATCGGTGGGGTGGAGGTTAAAGTCCTCTGCTCTCCCGGGAGCAGGGCGGGGAACTTGCTAGGAGGGAAATTCGAGTGGAAATGCAGTGAGTATAGGGAGGGAGGGACgaagaagaggggggggggatcctcttcctctcctgtcgTCCTCCGTCTCTTTCCGTCTCTCTGCCTCACAGCGCTGTGGCCTCCCAGCTGGTTCCCCGCGGGACCTGGCGTCACTTGGTCTCCGTGAGCACCGGGGTGGGAACCGCCGCGGGGTGTGGCCGGTTCAGCTCTGCCCCGGCGGCGGCAGAAGAGGCTGCGGATGCCAGACTGCAGGGGGTGACCGGTGCAGTTACACCTGAGAGGGAAGAGTCAGCAGATGGATCAGCGGTAATATCGTTTTTATAATAATGTCATTGACCTTTTGCTGTTGTGTTTCTAGTTttggaaacaataaaaaaaagacgcCACCTTCCAAATTCCTTATGTAGATACAGAGTGTCACTCTACACACCATCCAATCCAAATGACATCACTGCTGTGCCTACATGTGTAGTTGCGGTTGCTAATCTACAGTGGGATTGGCTTTGTCAATTATCGATGCCTTAACTTTTCCTAACAGACTTATGTTCTCTTGACTTTCTGATGCTACTGACTCATACTCACATTCCTTGCGGGGCGCTGCTGCTATGTTGTTGTCTATGGAAGAGGTTTTGGTGGCGGCCGCGTTGGCGCTCTGGCTCTGCGCCGCCTGGCCGGCGTTTTGGCTCGGAGCTGGCTGGTTCTGGCCCGCCTGGCTCTGGGCCGCCCTCTGCGTCTGGCTCGGCCTGGTCGGCGGGTTGGAGGCGTCCATGCTGCTCCCCATGCTGCTGCCCATGCTGCTGCCAAGCTGCAGCCGCCTCATGTGCCGAACCACCGCTGTGGCGTTGAACGCTTgctagatagagagagaggtaggataaaaaaaacgaaaaacagAGAGCTCTCACTTTGCCTTAAATTGTGTGCATCATAAAAAGCCGTTTGATTTTGTCATTGAAAAGATCGAAAAAGGGATTTTTCATTTCATAGTGGCTTTGAAGTTGCAGACTAGAATCTGCTTTCGATGAACTGGCACTAGTGCGAGAATACCATATGTACAGAGTCTTCTGTTGTAGTTTATCTTGCATTAAAAACACCTGAGGTTCACATATTACACAAGCTGGATGTGCTTTAAACACCCAGAGCTGGAAATGACATACTGTGTGAGGAGCAGTTCTTAAAGAAAGAGGAATTTGTTTCAAGTCTGCAGGTAACTCTCTTCTTCTGAGAGCTGCAGGAGAAAATTGGATGGTGAACTCCTGACCAGGGAGCGGGCCAGGTTTTTCACTACAGAGCGATTCATCTtctaaaaaacacagacaatctTTTGAGGAGCTGTAATGTGCTGCAATAGAGCCCAAAAACCACAACGAATAAACTGCAGTAAACAGAATTTACCCTCCATTTGCTCTTGGCGAAGTTCTTTTTGATCTGCCGGCTGACTGACTCATGGATGTTCTTGCAGAGTGCCGTGTCCCCGGCGatcctgatatatatatatacacacacatgcacaaattcTCTGTTAACACTTCTGACAGTACATCAATATCTATATTGATTTCATGCCTTTTTGTTTAGCCTGTGTATgactgtttatgtgtgtgtgagtgtgtgtctcacCAGGGATGTCTGAGCGCCTGATCGCAGGTAAAACGCTTGGCTGGATCTTTTTCCATCAGACTGCCGATGAAATCCTTGgctgggagaagaagaagaaaaacggAGGACCATAAAACGTCAATACTAGActagacacacaaacataataccaactttaaactgcattttgaaACAATTCTTTGTGTAATTTGCTTCATAAAGATATCTGTGACACAAATATCACTGATAATCTAGTCAGTCcatcaatagttgttgagatatttcagtctggaccggaGTGATGGACCGGCCGATTGTCAGACCCCAGAGCCCGTGCCCCTCGCATGGCTGAACCGTCTTAGTTTGACAACATGTCTTATTGCGTTTGGGTTGAGAAGTGTCACCACAAGAGCTGCATCTTCAGTCGAGGTGGAAAATTAAACACCAATAATTGGATTTATGAGTTTCCTACAAAATAGCAGAAATCTGCAAAAACCCACGTTAACTCTGGTTCCATTTGTTCTGAGCACCGTCTGCTAAAATTAACTTCAAGAGGAAACCTGACCCTTCTGGAAACACAAGGCTTTACCTGACAGCACATAAATGCTATTAAATCcctattgacacacacacacacactggactgGAATCACAAACGGGTTTCCAGCAAAAAGCCGGTTTTATTGCCAGGCTTTACACATAGCTGTGGTGGTGACTGATGaccccacacactcacacattccCAAATCCATTCATTCCAGGCAGATGATGTCAGAGGCCGTGATGGAGAGGTGGTGTGTGGTCCATATGTGCCATGTGTGgtggacggaggaggaggaggaggaggaaaggaaagtgGTCaaggaagcagaagaagaaaaagaagaaggctCACCTGAGTCAGATATGTCGTCCCAGTACGGCGCGTCAAACTCGTAGTCGGCTTTCAGGATCTGCTCAAACAGCTTGGAGTCATTTTCATCGTAGAACGGAGGGTAACCACACAGCCTGCAGACAAGACGTTTACTCAGTCATTCTGTGATTCACCGACTCATTTATCTATTAAGCCGTGCATTTAGTCTACACCTCACTCATTTATTAACTCACTTTGTCATTTCATACTGTAAAAAAGAAGTTATCCACTCGTtcattacctccaccaaggccaaaggtgagaaagaacaaagcggtagatgacgggatgagagataacgtagtgtaacgttatacagacataacaaggcttctgaatgagagaggcatccgccgatacgttacacggaaacacaccgtgttaataagaagccgaccacctcacggtaccgccagctgtgagctgtgatctgtttttaaagtcacgcaccttggcggaggtctgcgctctccgagtgcaattCTAGTTTGAAGATGTTAACTCTGGCTCTGGGaagttgtgatgggcatttACTATTTTCCAATTCCAGtgttatagactaaacaatgaATCGTAAATGTAagtgattaattaattgatgaatgCAGCCCTACGTTGGAGCTGATACGAGTGGTTACAAAGTGGGCaatactattttatattgacTTTTGGTTGACTTAACGTGAACTCTCTGAAAGAACCATAAGAGCCCTGCTCTGGATGTAACAGGTTTCTTTTAATTGTGTAAGTTAAGTCCGTCATAGTCCTGGCAGTAGTTGGCCGTATCACCTTAATCAGGTTACCATGAGATTACTGGTTGCCAGTGTTCCCAGTGTTTACCGGAGCTCCAGTCTGATTCTCCATAATGAGCCGACCGAACCAAcagcagagctgctgctgctcaaccAAAAACATCATCCGCACCTCATTACTAAAGTTCTGGATGCACCAAGAGATCTGGataaaaactcattaaaatgCCGTTCTCCAtcgatacacacacacacacacacacacacacacacacacacacacacacacacacacacgaaaaaggaataaaagaacaaCACACCgggaagaaaggaagaaagagtctgcctgcctgccgTGAGGAAAGTACGgctttccatttatttttctgGTTTCCAATTTGGTTACAGACTCACCTGTCACTCAGCTAACCCTCCACTCCATCGAACACACTtacaacacgcacacacgcacccacacacacacacacacacacacacacacacaccaggaagAAACTAAGTCTCTGCCCGGTGTGAAGAGTTACTTCCcttgtgtttttctgctttCACGTTTGGTTGGAGACTCAGCCGTCCCTCACCATCCATcccactgaacacacacacacacacacacacacacacacacacacacacacacacacacacacacacacacacacacacacacacacacacacacacacacacacacacacacacacactcaggatcCCAGGTGATTATCATGGCTGATTACCTGATGTGATCTTTCCACCTGAGCAGCAGCTAAAAGCTAACAAGGTCTGAATCCCAACGCTAATTGTGCTAATTGCCAGCAGGGAgtcgctctttctctctcacacacaccgccgaaacacacacacacacacacacacacacacacacacactttctccacTGAGACAGCAGCTGCACCAAAACCTTATGGTTTACAGACATaatataaagacacacacatacatgctgtgacacacaaatagacaaatgtatataatagagagagagaaggtgagaGATCCCTTTATACATCACAGTCacatcacagacacacatagCTTTGTCCTCTCTGCACGCTCTGCATCCATTAACCtgctgctgacctctgacccctgacccctgatctGACCTCACGCTCAAGATAATTATGTCTCTGTCAGATGacacggcacacacacacacgcacacacacacacacacacatttcgccTCGCTTTACTCACTGAagttggaccgccggtatcatttgtgttcatacgcgtcggagaggagaaggagcttatctccatagataccaacaactttcctttccgccatcaaccatggaagaaatatcCATCTGTTGCTGTTCTgcacatgttgtggaagtcccagatgtgtcggaaaaaaaacaaacggcgtcgtgtctgggttcataacgtcacccggcggcgagctgtattcacatacagcacCATAGCACTGACACTCTTAGTGTGAACACACcataacaacgttggtatcacacgttgtatctctgggtcgtcagttaatgtggaaaaaactgctaaatggctgagattgatggtaagtgcctggcaaccaattgttgtgaagtgaatgcaatggaacgggggggagggagaatgagacatctagtggctgaacgTTATCAGTGTTATCAATAGGACCTTTAAAGTGGTGGCTTCAGACGTCAACAGCTTTGTACACACGTTAATGGTCATGCTATTAGGGCACAaaaagatgcacacacacacatactct includes:
- the camk1da gene encoding calcium/calmodulin-dependent protein kinase type 1D; its protein translation is MARENGDTGIRGETWKKQVDDIKKSFDFKEVLGTGAFSEVVLAQEKLNGRMFAVKCIPKKALKGKESSIENEIAVLRKIKHENIVALEDIYESPDHLYLIMQLVSGGELFDRIVEKGFYTEKDASTLIRQVLDAVNYLHKMGIVHRDLKPENLLYFNPQDESKIMISDFGLSKMEGSGDVMSTACGTPGYVAPEVLAQKPYSKAVDCWSIGVIAYILLCGYPPFYDENDSKLFEQILKADYEFDAPYWDDISDSAKDFIGSLMEKDPAKRFTCDQALRHPWIAGDTALCKNIHESVSRQIKKNFAKSKWRQAFNATAVVRHMRRLQLGSSMGSSMGSSMDASNPPTRPSQTQRAAQSQAGQNQPAPSQNAGQAAQSQSANAAATKTSSIDNNIAAAPRKECVTAPVTPCSLASAASSAAAGAELNRPHPAAVPTPVLTETK